A single window of Rhipicephalus microplus isolate Deutch F79 chromosome 5, USDA_Rmic, whole genome shotgun sequence DNA harbors:
- the Prx4 gene encoding peroxiredoxin 4, with the protein MASCWGWFLVALTIGPQLITCAEEACRSYGGGQVYPQENTKSSAHNLHWSKTQISKPAPYFSGTAVVNGEFKELKLSDYKGKYLVFFFYPLDFTFVCPTEIIAFSDRVQEFKALNAEVVACSVDSPFTHLAWINTPRKQGGLGPIKIPLLSDLTHQISKDYGVYLEDLGHTLRGLFIIDDKGNLRQITMNDMPVGRSVDETLRLVQAFQYTDKHGEVCPAGWKPGGDTIIPTPSEKLKYFSKVVDPE; encoded by the exons ATGGCAAGCTGCTGGGGGTGGTTCTTGGTCGCATTAACGATCGGTCCACAACTGATCACCTGCGCCGAGGAAGCGTGTCGTTCTTACGGCGGCGGCCAAGTTTACCCGCAAGAGAACACGAAATCTTCGGCGCATAACCTCCACTGGAGCAAAACCCAAA TTTCCAAGCCGGCTCCTTACTTCTCCGGAACCGCCGTGGTTAATGGAGAGTTCAAAGAGCTCAAACTCTCGGACTACAAGGGAAAGTACCTGGTGTTTTTCTTCTATCCGCTGGACTT CACGTTTGTTTGTCCTACGGAGATCATTGCATTCAGTGACCGCGTCCAAGAATTCAAGGCGCTGAACGCGGAAGTAGTGGCGTGTTCTGTTGACTCGCCCTTCACCCATCTTGCATG GATCAACACGCCAAGGAAACAAGGTGGCCTCGGACCTATCAAGATCCCACTGCTCTCTGATCTCACTCACCAGATCTCAAAGGACTACGGTGTCTACCTAGAGGACCTCGGGCACACATTGAG GGGTCTGTTCATCATTGATGATAAGGGCAACCTTCGCCAGATCACCATGAACGACATGCCAGTGGGTCGATCTGTGGACGAGACGCTGCGATTGGTGCAGGCTTTCCAGTACACCGACAAGCACGGAGAAGTCTGTCCTGCAGGATGGAAGCCTGGTGGAGATACG
- the LOC119187349 gene encoding CWF19-like protein 1 — translation MASSMRLLVCGDVGGQFDKLFDRVSRVNTKHGPFDMLLCVGDFFGPDTSRWLQYKLSGRKVPLQTYAVGITPETYSDSDLADNVVHLGSRGIFTGASGLKIVYFCGNESKDGKPSRGEFVKKEAVEFLTPIVESTSHKGIDLFITSQWPKNVSKYAHTASAEEENGSDVISLLAFFLRPRCHFTSSGDTYYERTPYRNHKVLQEQARHVTRFISLASVGNATKAKWLYAFSMDPMSSITNAELVKQPTDVTECPYEFSESDLKDASSKSQQFFYDLTPAAEKGKKRNRDSGDRQERKKRPPPAPKGPCWFCLASPEVEKHLVISIGESCYLALAKGALTPDHVLILPIGHHQSTVELDEETLEDVVKFKESLKQYFKSKNKRPVFFERNYKSSHLQIQVVPVPEPLMLGLQSVLVDYGMSLGVDLDEIPRNSSLRQIVDPGRPYFYMEFDNTKLLHRIKKNFPLQFGREVLACEEVLNLPDKADWKDCKMSRDEEVAMVAEFRKQFEPFDFTL, via the coding sequence ATGGCCTCCTCCATGAGACTCCTGGTGTGCGGCGATGTCGGCGGTCAGTTTGACAAACTTTTTGACCGCGTGTCGAGGGTCAATACGAAGCACGGGCCTTTTGACATGCTGCTTTGCGTCGGCGACTTCTTCGGGCCCGACACTTCGCGATGGCTTCAATACAAGCTCAGCGGCCGCAAGGTCCCCCTGCAGACATACGCCGTTGGCATCACGCCCGAGACGTATTCAGACTCGGACCTCGCGGACAACGTCGTCCACTTGGGTTCCCGTGGAATATTTACCGGTGCTTCGGGACTAAAGATTGTCTATTTTTGCGGAAACGAGAGTAAAGATGGCAAACCTTCCAGGGGCGAGTTTGTCAAGAAGGAAGCGGTCGAATTCTTGACCCCGATCGTCGAAAGTACAAGCCACAAGGGCATAGACCTGTTCATCACATCCCAGTGGCCGAAGAACGTGAGCAAATACGCTCACACCGCGTCCGCTGAAGAAGAAAACGGTTCGGACGTCATATCTCTACTCGCCTTCTTTCTCCGGCCTAGATGCCACTTCACGTCATCCGGAGACACATACTACGAGAGGACTCCGTACAGGAACCACAAGGTACTCCAGGAGCAAGCTCGCCACGTTACGCGATTCATATCACTGGCCTCCGTCGGCAACGCGACCAAGGCCAAGTGGCTTTACGCCTTCTCGATGGATCCCATGTCGAGCATTACGAATGCGGAGCTCGTGAAGCAGCCCACCGACGTGACCGAATGTCCGTACGAGTTCAGCGAGTCGGACCTCAAGGACGCGTCATCCAAGTCGCAGCAGTTCTTCTACGACCTCACGCCGGCCGCGGAAAAGGGCAAGAAACGAAACCGCGATTCCGGAGACAGGCAAGAGCGCAAGAAGCGACCCCCTCCAGCCCCCAAGGGACCCTGCTGGTTTTGCCTGGCCAGTCCCGAAGTGGAGAAACACCTGGTCATCAGCATCGGCGAAAGCTGTTACCTGGCGCTGGCCAAAGGAGCGCTCACTCCGGATCACGTGCTCATACTGCCCATCGGTCACCATCAGAGTACGGTCGAATTGGACGAGGAGACACTGGAAGATGTCGTGAAGTTCAAGGAAAGCTTGAAGCAGTACTTCAAATCAAAGAATAAGCGACCTGTCTTTTTCGAAAGGAACTATAAGAGCTCCCACCTGCAGATCCAGGTCGTGCCTGTGCCCGAGCCGTTGATGTTAGGTCTCCAGTCCGTGCTAGTGGACTACGGCATGTCGCTCGGTGTAGACTTAGACGAAATACCCCGAAACTCGAGCCTTCGCCAGATTGTGGACCCCGGGCGGCCCTACTTCTACATGGAGTTTGATAACACCAAGTTGCTGCATAGGATTAAGAAGAACTTTCCTCTCCAGTTCGGCAGGGAAGTGCTGGCTTGTGAAGAAGTTCTTAATCTGCCGGACAAAGCAGACTGGAAAGACTGCAAAATGTCTAGAGATGAGGAAGTGGCGATGGTGGCTGAATTTCGAAAACAGTTTGAGCCCTTTGACTTTACGTTGTGA
- the LOC119187352 gene encoding ADP-ribosylation factor-like protein 13B — protein sequence MGACPSRKSKRHITLLMIGLDNAGKTSTTKHLLRGTYANPEDVVPTVGFSSVETERCGFHVTICDLGGGAKIRAIWERYYALAHGLVLVVDASATHRAPECRSTVAQVLADPRIGGKPLLVLLNKQDLETAVDEMEMCSLLDLENVVNQHRCPTRVENCCAIRFGGRKRKRDPGIDRGFQWLLGHIGRNWDELSDRVERDTALQREQEEREKEQRLARVQKARELRAKARAKEDTIPEDEGDTNGNKIASFEHEQEDGKVECSREEDPQEDRKMETPDGARFIVVSPVQRHCSPSDEAEKHSMSEGHYEGQLSNDRRPSTPSNKTLGLSLYIPDASCQPMTQIEM from the exons ATGGGGGCATGTCCTTCTAGAAAGTCCAAAAG GCACATCACACTTCTCATGATTGGTCTTGACAACGCTGGAAAGACATCGACAACGAAGCACCTGTTGAGAGGCACGT ATGCCAATCCCGAGGACGTGGTTCCTACGGTGGGCTTCTCGAGCGTCGAGACTGAGCGCTGCGGTTTCCACGTGACCATTTGCGACCTGGGAGGCGGTGCGAAGATCCGCGCCATCTGGGAGCGCTACTACGCGCTCGCCCACGGCTTGGTACTCGTGGTGGACGCGTCGGCGACACACAGGGCGCCGGAGTGCCGCAGCACCGTAGCACAGGTGCTGGCCGACCCTCGGATCGGCGGGAAACCTTTGCTAGT ACTACTCAACAAGCAAGACCTCGAAACGGCTGTCGACGAAATGGAGATGTGTTCACTGCTAGACCTAGAGAACGTGGTCAACCAGCACAGATGCCCCACCAGAGTG GAGAACTGCTGCGCCATTAGATTCGGCGGCCGGAAGCGCAAGCGGGACCCGGGCATCGACAGGGGCTTCCAGTGGCTCCTGGGACACATCGGCCGCAACTGGGATGAGCTCAGCGACAGGGTGGAGCGGGACACGGCGCTACAGCGCGAACAAGAAGAGAGGGAGAAGGAGCAGCGCCTCGCCAGGGTACAGAAGGCCAGGGAGCTCAG GGCCAAGGCACGCGCAAAAGAAGACACCATACCTGAAGATGAAGGCGACACGAACGGCAACAAAATAGCCAGTTTCGAGCACGAGCAGGAAGATGGAAAG GTTGAATGCTCCAGAGAAGAGGATCCACAGGAGGACAGAAAAATGGAGACACCAGATGGCGCTCGTTTCATAGTTGTCAGTCCCGTTCAGCGCCATTGCTCACCAAGCGACGAAGCAGAGAAGCATAGCATGTCTGAAGGTCATTATGAGGGGCAGCTTTCAAACGACCGTCGTCCATCCACGCCCTCAAACAAGACATTGGGACTTTCGCTCTACATCCCGGATGCATCCTGTCAGCCAATGACACAGATAGAGATGTGA
- the LOC119174405 gene encoding uncharacterized protein LOC119174405, translating into MDSATGDIPSKHEKKAQLDDLIVKKKSEYMRLLQESQEHDPKSAEDLNHRKYELALAYNERGQVNYRMIEFDEAVEDYTEAIRYCDSLAAAYFNRGTVKYRMGYFDVALGDMEKAVSLDPTNKEFQLGLKETKAQLQS; encoded by the exons ATGGATTCGGCGACAGGCGATATTCCCAGTAAACACGAGAAGAAAGCGCAGCTCGACGACCTGATCGTAAAGAAGAAGAGCGAGTATATGCGCCTCCTCCAAGAAAGCCAAGAACACGATCCAAAAAGCGCCGAGGACCTAAACCACAG AAAGTACGAGCTCGCGCTTGCATACAACGAGCGTGGTCAGGTGAACTACAGGATGATAGAATTCGACGAGGCCGTGGAGGATTACACGGAAGCCATACGTTACTGCGATTCCCTGGCGGCCGCCTACTTCAATCGTGGAACCGTCAAGTACAGGATGG GTTATTTCGACGTTGCTTTGGGCGACATGGAGAAGGCTGTTTCGCTTGATCCGACCAACAAGGAATTCCAACTGGGTCTAAAAGAAACCAAAGCACAGCTTCAAAGCTAA
- the IscU gene encoding iron-sulfur cluster assembly enzyme → MFMRTLHRSLSPARKTLSIVPVTSASYHEKVIDHYENPRNVGSLNKDDKNVGTGLVGAPACGDVMKLQIKVDDSGKIVDAKFKTFGCGSAIASSSLATEWIKGKNVNEAMKIKNTDIAKELSLPPVKLHCSMLAEDAIKAALSDYKRKRGDQGTPKTSADASATSNG, encoded by the exons ATGTTTATGCGGACCCTGCACAGGTCTCTGTCGCCGGCAAGGAAGACATTGTCCATCGTCCCTGTCACCTCTGCGAGCTACCACGAGAAG GTTATTGACCACTACGAGAATCCTCGCAACGTTGGATCCCTCAATAAGGACGACAAAAATGTCGGCACCGGCCTTGTTGGCGCGCCAGCGTGCGGTGATGTCATGAAATTGCAG ATCAAGGTGGACGACAGTGGCAAGATTGTTGATGCCAAGTTCAAGACGTTTGGCTGTGGTTCAGCCATTGCATCCAGTTCCCTTGCAACTGAATGGATTAAGGGAAAAAAT GTAAATGAAGCTATGAAGATTAAGAACACAGACATTGCTAAAGAGCTGAGCCTTCCTCCAGTCAAGCTCCACTGTTCAA TGCTTGCCGAAGATGCCATCAAGGCCGCTCTCAGTGACTACAAGCGAAAGCGAGGGGATCAAGGGACACCCAAGACGAGCGCAGATGCCTCTGCAACTAGTAATGGCTGA